The Porites lutea chromosome 4, jaPorLute2.1, whole genome shotgun sequence genome contains a region encoding:
- the LOC140935540 gene encoding uncharacterized protein: protein MQQYWGNWTLLGSLSFDRASKMVNIPKQRRTFCKAKKCRRHTLHKVTQYKTGKASLYAQGKRRYDRKQSGYGGQTKPIFHKKAKTTKKIVLRMECTECKYRKQIALKRCKHFELGGDKKRKGQMIQF from the exons ATGCAGCAATATTGGGGAAACTGGACACTGCTTGGTTCTCTTTCTTTCGATCGTGCGAGCAAAATG GTTAACATACCAAAACAGCGCCGCACTTTTTGCAAGGCCAAGAAATGTCGAAGACACACTCTACATAAAGTCACGCAGTACAAGACAGGAAAAGCCAGTCTGTACGCTCAGG GAAAACGCCGCTACGATCGCAAGCAGTCAGGTTATGGAGGCCAAACAAAACCTATTTTCCACAAAAAG GCCAAAACTACCAAGAAAATTGTGCTGCGCATGGAATGTACAGAGTGCAAATACAGGAAACAGATAGCCCTGAAAAGATGCAAGCATTTTGAACTGGGTGGAGACAAAAAGAGAAAG GGACAAATGATCCAGTTctaa
- the LOC140935539 gene encoding protein NipSnap homolog 3A-like translates to MTIYELRTYSVKPKYFGDFMKLTRDYIHLKSDSNSKLKGYWTSEIGGLNEVTHIWEYDSYAQREEARKALSQDENWMNNYVKKILKMLVKQDSWILTAPPWYEVKPPLTTGGVYELRMYELVLGKKEEWEQKIIEGLPHRCKLCEPVGVWYTEFGPQNTAIMLWSYKSLDDRVRIRNEAKQIKGWTEAVRECLPLETRAYSKVLKPTEFSPWK, encoded by the exons ATGACGATTTACGAGCTGCGTACGTACTCTGTAAAGCCCAAGTACTTTG GTGACTTTATGAAATTAACACGTGACTATATTCACCTCAAGTCTGACTCGAATTCAAAACTGAAAGGTTATTGGACAAGTGAGATTGGAGGTCTGAATGAAGTCACACACATTTGGGAATATG ACAGCTATGCACAAAGAGAAGAAGCAAGAAAAGCTCTTTCCCAAGATGAAAATTGGATGAATAATTATGTAAAGAAAATTCTGAAAATGTTGGTGAAGCAG GATAGTTGGATACTGACTGCACCACCATGGTATGAAGTGAAGCCTCCACTAACCACAGGAG GTGTGTATGAGCTACGCATGTACGAGTTGGTGCTGGGTAAAAAGGAGGAGTGGGAGCAAAAAATTATTGAAGGACTTCCTCACCGCTGCAAGCTCTGTGAACCTGTTGGAGTGTGGTACACAGAATTTGGTCCTCAAAACACAG CCATCATGTTGTGGTCTTATAAAAGTCTTGATGACCGTGTGAGAATTCGTAATGAGGCAAAGCAGATTAAGGGATGGACTGAAGCAG ttcGAGAATGCCTTCCTTTAGAAACCAGAGCATATTCCAAGGTTCTTAAACCAACAGAGTTCTCCCCGTGGAAGTGA
- the LOC140935535 gene encoding centromere protein S-like yields the protein MAASGDEIEDNDYEALAYQQRLKAALHYTVGRICEKTGDETGVQFSRRFIAALTETTFKQCESFATDLELFAKHAKRTQINADDVLLLARKSSTLAAHMENMSKELIKAHEADRANRKTKKAKKSKPAEEATSTAIEIEDET from the exons ATGGCGGCATCCGGAGACGAAATAGAAGACAACGACTACGAAGCGTTGGCTTATCAACAG CGTTTGAAAGCAGCTCTTCATTACACAGTCGGCCGCATTTGCGAGAAAACAG GGGATGAAACAGGAGTACAGTTTTCTAGGAGGTTTATTGCTGCCCTTACAGAGACGACATTCAAGCAGTGTG aATCTTTTGCAACAGATTTGGAGCTTTTTGCAaa ACACGCAAAAAGGACCCAAATAAATGCTGATGATGTTTTATTACTTGCACGGAAAAGTTCAACTTTG GCTGCACACATGGAGAATATGAGTAAAGAACTGATCAAAGCACATGAAGCAGACAGAGCTAACAGAAAAAccaaaaaggcaaagaagaGTAAACCAGCTGAGGAGGCCACTTCTACAGCAATTGAAATTGAAGATGAAACCTGA
- the LOC140935533 gene encoding cilia- and flagella-associated protein 90-like, whose amino-acid sequence MAATTSETNSSRYPSEKSVKEALDMLKPPGILSKAYNQFQLKRYQREEAIRKNHIVTSGGDGVANTWKVERPKSLDLTQDTSYFLAKTLHEKPSTYDRINHVVEGYNQKLHRDDREHAKSRGLKVNSEETRVAVPSLSSSVVGHPQRNPLEFPDRQHVRVEICKKDFLRLGGTNIGDTD is encoded by the exons ATGGCGGCGACCACAAGTGAAACAAACAGCTCACGTTATCCTTCCGAAAAATCGGTTAAAGAGGCCTTAGATATGTTGAAACCTCCCGGAATTTTATCTAAG gcttacaACCAGTTTCAGCTCAAACGATACCAG CGTGAGGAGGCAATCAGAAAGAATCACATTGTTACTTCCGGCGGAGATGGTGTTGCCAACACATGGAAAGTGGAACGACCGAAGTCTTTGGATCTGACTCAAGACACCAGCTATTTTCTTGCAAAGACTTTA CACGAAAAACCATCCACATACGACCGAATAAATCATGTTGTTGAAGGATACAACCAAAAATTACATCGAGACGACAGAGAACACGCCAAATCTCGTGGTCTGAAAGTAAACAGCGAA GAAACCAGGGTAGCGGTGCCGTCTCTATCTTCATCAGTGGTCGGCCATCCTCAACGCAATCCTCTAGAGTTTCCAGATCGGCAACACGTCAGAGTAGAGATTTGCAAGAAAGACTTTCTTAGACTTGGAGGAACTAATATTGGAGATACAGACTGA